A stretch of DNA from Spiroplasma endosymbiont of Nebria brevicollis:
TGTATTTGGTCAATGATGAAGTGATTTTATTGCTTATTATTATTGAGATTATAAAATTACTGATAGTGAAATAGAAGCAATTATGACAGGTAAATGGTTTTTTATGCTTGTCTTAATGTAAATTGTAAGTATACAACAGTTAGCGTAGAAAATGTAAATGTAATATAAAGAAAAAAATTATATTACCTGAATTTTTGAAAACTTACTTTATAATAAAATTAAATAATTAAAAAATAAGTTTGAGTGATATGATGGGGACATATAAAATAGAATATAATGAATTATTTAAAAGATATTAGTGGTTCTATAAGGGCATGTTTTAGTTTTTTAGTTATTTTTTAGGTTGTTTATATCTATTTTTAATAATTTTGTTCTATACCTTGACCATTTAAATAAAAGTTGTCATTAACGATTGTTTGATTTCTTTTTAATTCATGATAAATGGTGTTTATGTGATAACCGTAAGCAAGAGCGAAAAAAGTATGAAAAATAAAAACAGTACTCTAATGTATAAGAAATTATAATAATAAAATGATTTGATAGATAGTAACTATTTTAAATGTTTAATTCATAAAATGCATACTCATGAATTACCAAAATTATAGAAACTAAGTATTATGTTTGATATAATTTTTAAGTGATAAAAATAATTTTAATTTATTTTAGCAAAGTAATTTTAAACATAATAGAAATGAGTTGCGTTTATGGGGATTTTGTTTAATAATAAAAAGTTTTATTGAAATTTTGGTACAACATCTTTTAGAAATAAACAATTGAAAGAAAAAAATATCATTATTTTGAAGGCTTTAAATTCATTTTGAAATGAAGCCTTGTTTAAAAAATGAGACAATTATTCTCAAGAGCAATTTTATGAAGTATTAATGCAAAAAGGAAAGATAAAGATGCTAGACAAATCACATCATCTCTCTATCAATTTGGCTTAGTAACAGTAGACAGAACAGAAAAGTTACAGAAGTAGGAAATGAACTAATTAGAATTGTTAATGAAGAAATTATAGAAGAAAATTTTTTATGTATTTCATCAGAGTCTTATCTTTATTTTTTACAATTTTTAAAAATGCAATTTGAAGAGATATCTCCTATAAATGTTTTAATTTCTTTACTATTAAAAAATCAGATTATTTCATTTGATTTTGCAAAATATTTTTTACCTTTAATTACTACTAACAAGAAGTATAATCTGATTAATAAGTTAAAAAAAGTCGACATGTCAGAGGAATATATAAATGAAAAATTAACTGAATTAATTTTTTTAGAAGACAATTATAAAGAACTTGCAAAACACTTTTTTTTACAAAAATAAAAGATTTAAATCTTTTTTCAAATGTTGTTGTAGATAGAAAATCATCTATGGTTAGTTCTCAATTTTATTTAGATTTATATAATTCATTGGTAGAATTTTATAAAACTGGAAAAATAACAAGCATTGATAAAACTTTTTTAAAACATAAAGATTTAAATTCAGCTAAAAAATGAAAAAAAGTTATTATATATAAGAAAAAAAGTAAACTCTGATTATCTTTCTAAAATCCCGTGAAATCAGTTTGATGATTATTTTATAAAAACATTACATTGTTTAAGAATAAAAAGCACTTTAGAGGATTATTTTGATTTAAATTGTCGACATTTAAGAATGACCGATATATTTAATTTTGACTTAAAATTAATATCTTTGGTATCTAATGTAGAAAAAGTATTCAAAATAATTGAATCTCAATTTACTTTACTAAATGACTCTAAAAATTTAGAAAAAATAATAGATATTGTTATGATTAATGAATGGTTTAAAGATATAAATAATAAAGTTTTAAAACATTATAATATTATTGAATCTGAACCAAATTCATTGAGAAAATTTGCACAAATAATAAATAATGAGAAAGAAGAAAAATTTCTAAAATTTATTAATGAAAAATTTACAACTGAGTTTTTAATTAATGTCATGACATTATTTGAAGATAGAAAAAATGATGATAAAATATGAAAAAATATTAGTGATGAAGCAACTATTCCAGCAATTTATGAATATATAGTTACAATAGTATGATGAAAAATATTAAAAAAAGAAGTTAAAATATATGATTTATTTAAAAATAAGATAGATGCTAACTTTTTGCCTATTCATCATACAACAGGGTTAAAGGCTGATATATTTTTTGAAATTGAAGGATTGTATGATGTACCTTCACACACATTACTTATTGAGGTCACATTAAGTGAAAACAAGGGTCAAAGAAAAATGGAATTAGAACCTGTACATAGACACACTTTGGATCAAGTTATTAAAAATATTAATTTAAATAAAACGGTGCTTACTTATTTTATTTCACCAAATATTGATGAAATAATTTATCAAATGTTTAGAAATTATTCAAAATTTCCAATGTTTATAAAAGATAAAAACATAGAAGGGGTTAATATTATGCCGCTTACAAATAGTATATTAAGCAAAATATTGCAAAATAATATAGATTATAAATTTTTGTATGATTTAACTATTGATACTATAAATAGTTCATATAATAAAATGGATTGATTTAAAAAGTTTGAAAATAATATTTTTAGTTATAATGAAAAAAATATATAATCGTAGATATATGGGTGGTAAAAATAAAATCATTCCACATATAATAAATATTATTAACAATTTAAATATTGAGTTTTCAACTTTTTATGAACCATTTGGAGGAACTGGAGTAGTATCATATGAACTAGCTAAAAAATTTGAATTAAAAACTGTGTATATTAATGATTTTCTATCTTCAAATTTTATTATTTATAATGCTGTTTTCGGACATAGAAAATGCGATTACAATAAATTAAATAATTTAATAAAAGCTTTTAATTCTAATGATTATTTTGATAACTATTTTGTGTCTAATTTTGGAAATAAATTTTTTTCTAATGAAACTGCTGATAAAATTGGTGGTATTAGGCAAAAGATTCAAGAATTTTATGATAAAAAAGAAATTAACTACTATGAATTTTGTTCGCTAATAACTTCATTAATATATTTCTATGGATAGAATTGCTAATACTGTAGGACATTATGATGCTTATATTAAAAATGGATTATTAGATAAAAAAATTTTTTTAGAGTTAGTAGAACCATTAATGAATAATTCAGAATTTTTTATTTCTAATGCTGACATTACTTTGGAAAATAATTTGCCTTATGCTGATATAGTATATTTAGATCCTCCATATAACTCTAGACAGTATAGTTCAGCTTACCATTTGTTAGAAAACATTACAGAATGAAAAAAAGAGATGTAGTAGGAGCTGCTAGCAAAATTAATTTAAAAATTTAAATAGTAAATTTTCTTTAAACACAGCTAAAATTGAATTTGAAAAATTAATATTTAAAATAAATGCTAAATATATAATTGTTTCGTATAATGATACATATAAAAAAGAAAGAACCCGTTCTTCAGCAATCATGAGTAGCTCTGATATTATTGACATTCTCTCTAAGCGAGGAAATGTTCAGTTTTATGACATTAAGACTAATGCATTTAACACTGGTAAAACATTAGATAAAAAGATAAATGAAAAATTATTTGTATGTGAGGTGAAAAACAATGAAAATTAAATCTCCCTTAAATTATACAGGAGATAAATTTGCAATAATTGATGAAATTAAAAATTTATCTCCTAAAGACATTAATACTTTTTATGATGTATTTTGTGGTGGCGGGAATGTTTTAATTAATGTAAATGCTCAAAAATATGTAGGTATTGATAATAATATTAAATTAATTGATTTATTAAACTTTTTAAAAACTAGAACAAAAAATGATATTGATAAAATGATTACAGATATAGTTGAAGAATATAATTTAACTAAATCATGAGAAAAAGGTTATATATATTATGGTGTTGATTCGAGTAAAGGTTTATCACTAATAAATTCATATAATTTTATACGGTTAAGAAATGATTATAATTTTTCTCAAAGTATAATTAAATTATTAGTATTATTATTTTATTCATTTAATAATCTTTTCAGATTTAATTCTAAAGGACAATATAATGTTCCTGTTGGAAAAAGAGATTATAATAAAAATATTCAAAGAAATTTAGAATTATTTATTGAAAGAATTCACAAAATAAAACCAACTTTTATTAATCTAAATTTTTTAGATTTAAACAAATTAAATATTGCAAAAAATGACTTTATATATTTTGATCCACCATATTTAATTACTGAAGCAGAATATAATCTAATGTGAACACAAGAAAACGATAATGAATTAATGAAATTATGTGATTTTTTAACTAAAAAAAATAGAAAATTTGCAATGTCTAATGTCATAAAACATGATGAAAAAACAAATGTTGAATTAATTAATTAATTGAATTAAAAAAAAATAAAAACTCTAAAAGTATTGAGGTTTTAATAACAAATTATTAATTTGTATTATAATATCACCGTATACAACTTGGATACATTTAAACACAAAGTAGGTTTATTCTATTTTGTGTTTTTTGTATTCCCTTGTGTGTTGACAAATAATTTAATTATATAATTTAATTATTTAAAAACCAAAAAGGAATAAATTTTTATGATACAAAAAATCCAAGCTAGTAATAATGTATTACAAGAAGCTATTAATCGTGATAGGAGAAATAAAATAGAAATAACTAATGATACTCTTGAAGAAGTGAAATTAATTGTCCATGATTTAGACAAAGCTTTTGCAGGTGAGAAAATTGACTGAAATAAATACAACGATACCCATGATAAAGCAATTATTGATTTCATAATTAAGATAGTAGAGGCAAGATTTCATTCCAGATTCAAATAAATATTTTTTTGGTTTTAGCAAACAATTAAAATGATTGAATATTTTTTGAAATTCTAATTGAAAAAAGATAATTATTTTCTTATAATAATTAGGCTTTAGTTAATGGTGTTAAAACATGAAGCTACCTTGGAAGTAATAAAGGGGAACACTAACATTTAGTTACTATGATTAATTAATTGTTAGACACTACAAAAGATTAGAACTGGTAAACTTCCCAGTAACAAAAATCTAATTATTTTTGGGTCACTATTTTCTAGAAATAGTGATTTTTTGTTTTTAAATATATTATTTATTAATATAATAATCCAATTAAAACAGAATATATTTTTAAACCGTTTTGTAGTTAGTCTTGATTTAGTTATAGTTTTTAGATTTTTTACGCTGACTTATTTCTAACAAAAGTTATAATACTTTATATTGGTTTTAAAGTTAGGTAAAGATTGGATTGATAATATATGCCAGGTGTTCTAAACAATTATGAATATACTTATCAAAATTTTAATGAAGTTAAATACTTTGATTATAAAGAAGAAGATTCAAATCAAAGAATATTAGCATAAACAAAAAAAGATTATGAACAATTAGACCAAGAAATTCGTAATTCAAAAATGCGTAAACAAAAAGGATATATCATTAAGGGCTATATTCCTAGAAAAATTATCACTATCTTTGGTGAAGTTAGCATTATCAGAACTAAATATCAATATTATAATCAAGAAGAAGCCAAAAATAAAACAGCTTATTTATTGAATAATTATGTTCAAATTGAGCGTTATAAAAGAATGAATTTACATTTAAGACTAGCAATTACGCATCAACTATCAACAAGAAAACGCCAACGTGATATCGTAGATCAGTTTAAAGCAACAGAAATTACTAGAGCAAGTATTTCAAGTTTAGCAAGAACAATTGATACAAAAGACTTAAATGAAGAATCCCTTTATTGAGATTATAAAATTCCCAAGGAAATTGCTAAAAAACAATATATTTATCTTAATGTTGATGATATATTTACATCATTACGAGAAAATAAAGTTAAAGGTGAATACCGAATTCGCTTAGCTGTTAGTCATTTAGATCATGTTGATAGCCATGCCAAACGTAAAGAGTTAGTATAAAAGCATGGCTTTTACTTAATTGCT
This window harbors:
- a CDS encoding Dam family site-specific DNA-(adenine-N6)-methyltransferase, whose translation is MKIKSPLNYTGDKFAIIDEIKNLSPKDINTFYDVFCGGGNVLINVNAQKYVGIDNNIKLIDLLNFLKTRTKNDIDKMITDIVEEYNLTKSWEKGYIYYGVDSSKGLSLINSYNFIRLRNDYNFSQSIIKLLVLLFYSFNNLFRFNSKGQYNVPVGKRDYNKNIQRNLELFIERIHKIKPTFINLNFLDLNKLNIAKNDFIYFDPPYLITEAEYNLMWTQENDNELMKLCDFLTKKNRKFAMSNVIKHDEKTNVELIN
- a CDS encoding DNA adenine methylase, with protein sequence MDRIANTVGHYDAYIKNGLLDKKIFLELVEPLMNNSEFFISNADITLENNLPYADIVYLDPPYNSRQYSSAYHLLENITEWKKEM
- a CDS encoding DNA adenine methylase, which gives rise to MKKIYNRRYMGGKNKIIPHIINIINNLNIEFSTFYEPFGGTGVVSYELAKKFELKTVYINDFLSSNFIIYNAVFGHRKCDYNKLNNLIKAFNSNDYFDNYFVSNFGNKFFSNETADKIGGIRQKIQEFYDKKEINYYEFCSLITSLIYFYG
- a CDS encoding AlwI family type II restriction endonuclease is translated as MEDYFDLNCRHLRMTDIFNFDLKLISLVSNVEKVFKIIESQFTLLNDSKNLEKIIDIVMINEWFKDINNKVLKHYNIIESEPNSLRKFAQIINNEKEEKFLKFINEKFTTEFLINVMTLFEDRKNDDKIWKNISDEATIPAIYEYIVTIVWWKILKKEVKIYDLFKNKIDANFLPIHHTTGLKADIFFEIEGLYDVPSHTLLIEVTLSENKGQRKMELEPVHRHTLDQVIKNINLNKTVLTYFISPNIDEIIYQMFRNYSKFPMFIKDKNIEGVNIMPLTNSILSKILQNNIDYKFLYDLTIDTINSSYNKMDWFKKFENNIFSYNEKNI